In one Nymphaea colorata isolate Beijing-Zhang1983 unplaced genomic scaffold, ASM883128v2 scaffold0001, whole genome shotgun sequence genomic region, the following are encoded:
- the LOC116267884 gene encoding uncharacterized protein LOC116267884: MTSRVGASELAKTEKLNGTNFHAWKRRIMLALTLERLIYVINEPFPTLGDKHTDEEKKAYESFSSDDLMAKTIMLAFMEDDQIRVFEDCPTAKDMFDTIASKYNTMTAMHIQLLQEQYNSYRMKESDNVMDHVNKMLVMAKDLAVVGNVISDNMQISTILNSLPPSWDMAVTALSVQFDTLTLEKLPIQLAL, translated from the coding sequence atgacatcaagagtgggAGCTTCTGAATTAGCTAAAACTGAAAAACTCAATGGGACaaatttccatgcatggaaacgTAGGATAATGTTGGCATTGACTTTAGAaagactcatttatgtgatcaacgAACCTTTTCCTACTTTAGGAGACAAACAtacagatgaagagaaaaaggcatatgagtcattttcttctgatgatctAATGGCTAAAACAATTATGTTagccttcatggaagatgatcaaatcagagtctttgaggattgtccaactGCCAAGGATATGTTTGATACTATCGCTTCTAAATACAATACCATGACTGCGATGCACATACAGCTACTGCAAGAACAATACAATTCCTATAGGATGAAAGAGTCAGATAATGTAATGGACCATGTCaacaagatgttggtcatggctaaagatttagcTGTGGTAGGGAATGTCATATCTGACAATATGCAGATCAGCACAATCCTGAACAGCCTACCTCCTTCTTGGGATATGGCAGTTACTGCTTTGAGTGTTCAATTTGATACACTTACTTTAGAAAAGCTTCCTATACAGTTAGCTCTATAA